The Candidatus Abawacabacteria bacterium genome includes a region encoding these proteins:
- a CDS encoding transcriptional repressor produces the protein MRLTVVREKILAIIKNAKKLVSAKDILRIDPMLDKVTVYRTLDAFLQAGMVREMHLPTGEKAYELGDDHDHHHHFRCERCLEIYHLPCEFDHTIEKWEQKTGFKFHSFDFAGVCKTCLQKNTL, from the coding sequence ATGCGTCTTACTGTAGTTAGGGAGAAAATTCTGGCTATTATCAAAAATGCTAAGAAGTTAGTTTCCGCAAAAGACATTTTGCGTATTGATCCCATGCTCGACAAGGTTACAGTGTATCGTACGCTGGATGCTTTTCTGCAAGCTGGTATGGTCCGAGAAATGCATCTGCCAACTGGCGAAAAGGCTTATGAATTAGGTGATGATCATGATCATCATCACCACTTTCGTTGTGAGCGCTGTTTGGAGATATATCATTTGCCTTGTGAATTTGATCATACTATTGAAAAATGGGAGCAAAAAACTGGCTTCAAATTTCATAGTTTCGACTTTGCTGGCGTGTGTAAAACTTGTCTGCAAAAAAACACTCTTTAG